In the Trichoderma atroviride chromosome 4, complete sequence genome, catcAAGTTCTATAGAGGTAGCAGCCCAATGCATTTGCAGGTGAATGCTTGTCTGTAGGAGGGAGGTAGTTGTACTGATACTAATACTAGTCGAGCATCGTCACTTCTAGAGCAGCATCTAGCGCACCGGAGCCATCAACCCATCTCAGGGTCCTGATCAGCTGCTCCAttctagcagcagctccagcaccttATCCAGCGTTATCGGGATGGCTGGCTCTTTTccgctctcttctctcttctctcttctcccctcttGCTCCTGATCCTGCAAAGACCCTGCCAGCTCCTGAAGACTTGCAATCTGCAAAGTCCTACAAGTAGGTATTGCACTGTACAGGCATCTAGAGACGGTGGCATCGCTCCCGCTGGACCCAAAAATCGCCGGCAACGTcctcggggggggggggcgtgcgTCCCGTCTCAAGTCGATTTTTTACTGGAATCCCTGGGATGGAGTCCTTGTTAGCTCAGTTGGGAGATCCAGGTAGCGACGGTACCCGGTACATGCAGCGCTACTGCGGCGGCGTCACTCAGCGCCGATTAGCTGATTAGCTGCAGCAGTTCCAGCGAGCATGACCGGCGCCGCACCCACGCAGGTACCTGCTCGCAGCAGCCCGCGCAGGTAGCAGTACCTCTGCCGCAGACGTCCGCCGAAAGAGAGGGTCCGCGCCACCCGCCGCTCTGGCTCCAGCCAAGGGCCCGCCTCCGCTGGACGGAGCGCTCGCAGTGGCTGTTTTTGGCTCTGGCAGTGGCTCTGGGAGGCTTTTGCGCTGGCCCTGCGCTGGCCGATGCGCTGCACGGCGCTCTGCAGCCCACTGCCGCCCATACAAGCCATACAAACCCAGCACCACCCTGCCGCCCGCTTCTCTCCCccattcttctccatcccAGCCAAGTCGCTCTGCTTTGCGCCGTTCTGTGCGAGCGATCCCGCCCGTGGGGAGAGGCCGAGTCTCTGTCGCCGTGAATTGCGATCATATGTATCGAATCGTCGAGTCACTGCCGCCCTAGCATCGCGCGCAAGCTTCCACGGCGCTTCGCTTCGCTTCGTCTCGTAGACGCCCCCCTTGCTTTCGCTTCACCGCACAACCCAACGGCACTGAAAAGGAACCCGACGCCCACTATCGCGCGCAGCAGCTGAGTCGCGACGGCACGCCCTTTCTGCTGAGTGTCTTATACTCAAGACCGGCACGACTACGATATACTTGCTGGACGACGAGCTTCACCTCTCGCTGGATCCCGCGCCGCCTCGCTCGGGCGCATTTCGCAAACCAAGTCGCATGCCGCAGACAGACTGACCATTGGCTTCTCTGTTTTCGCCCAACCGGCCCCGACCCTACCTGATCGCGCTTCTCGACTACATCATTTGCGCTGGAGAATTGgacaaagaaggagaagaaggaaaagggaaaaaaacacaatATAAAACTACCAAAACAAAGTAAAAGAGAAACTTGGAACGGCGCCATTCCACCTTTCCAAGACATCACAATCACGCTCCAGCGCTTTTGACTCAACTGGAGGGCGCGCGACATCGTACATTTAGCGCTGGACCCGCCTCCCTTTTTCAAGCGACCTCCTGTTGTTCTTGTACTTGCGCGATTGGCAAAGAAATCACCACCACTCGTTCGCATACCTCCTGGCCGGCTCCCACGATGCCTCCCTTGCAATCGCTCATGGCGCCTCGGGCACGGGGGTCTCGCAAAGCTGCTCGCGGACCCAAAACCCCAGAGCCCTTTGCAACCACCGACATTCGGCCCCCTTCTCCTCCGCGACCGCGATTTCGACTTAGACGGCGGGCTCCCTCGTCCAATCTCAAGGCTCCCACTCAGCAATTCCTCGCGTCCGTCGCGACAGCAGACGTCCCCATTCCAAGCATTGAAGAGCCTCGTTTGGTCGACGAAGACATGGTGGATACGCTCAGCACCAATTTCCCTCGATACAGCCCTCACCACTTTGAATTTTCCGACGAAGGCGACCTGCCTCGCGGAAGGCCCTCTTCGCTTCCCAAGACTCCCGCGCCTCACGCGGTTCCGTCGCTGTCACCAAAGCGATTCCCTGACTGGTCTCTCGACCAGGCCTACAGCAGCCTTGAGTCGAGCCCGGAATGCGACAGCCGGCCGTCGACGGCGCAGTCGACGCAGACGAGCAGCTCGCTCTTCAGCCGGTACTCGCTCAATTCGGACAGCTTCAGCCAGTATAGCATTGATCCCGACGACATTGACCAATTCGATGGCGACGTGTCAATTGAAGACGCGAACAAGACCATCAAGCCCATCCGCGCCGCTCCCGCAGCAGCCCCAAAGCGGCGCTCGCGCAAGGCACCCTGGACCAGATCAATGACCCAGCATCTGTGGTCCGTATACATGACCTACTTGCAAGATCCCCACGTCACCCCGTTTCACATCAGCAAGAGCGGGATTCCTCCTGATGGCGTGTGTATGCGCGTCGCCCGAGAAGCCAAGCGCAGCTGGAAAGGCCCCAAGTcgcagcagatgaagaaggccgccgccgagcaCAGCGGAAGCGCGACACCCACCAAggccacggcgccggcaACGTCTTACCTGCAGTGGCCACACAGCTGCGCGGCTACTCGCGCCCATCTGCGAGAGCTCTGCAAAGCTAGTGCGACCAGCGCTGCACGCAATCATCATTACATGGGGGCCCGTAACCCGACGCCGTTTGGCAGGACCGCCAATCGCGCCTGGAGCCGCCGCCTGGCGCCGCCGTCCCGCTCGCAGTCGGCCTTCTCTGGCAACGACATGGCCCTGTCCCTGGCAGTCAGCACGTGTGAATCGATGCAGCCTCAGGGGCCGCTGGCGCAGCTGACGGCATCGCGAGatcagcagccgccgcctctcGGCTTCTGCGCGCCGCCGGCCTTGATCGAGGCGGCGGCCGTCCCTGCGTTGGCCTCGGGAGCTGCCGGTGCGGACATTACCCGGCTGGGCTCGCCCTTCGTGGCTCGGAGCTACGGtcccagctcttccagctcgcTTGCAGACAGCTTCGGCATGAACCTGGAGCCACAGCGGCTTAGCAATTCTGTGGGGACTCGCCGGCGTAGCTTGGGATCGCCGGCCAttatcagcagcagcagcagcagcggcggcagcaatggcagcaacaaCTATAACGCCAGCTTCAacaccagcttcaacaacaacaacaacaacaacaacaacaacaacaacaacaacaacaacaacaacaacaacaacaacaacaacaacaacaacaacaacaacagtagcagcagcgaatacagcagcaacagccgcGGTAGCGGCAACAACCAAAAGCGCAGGTCCAAGCAGctctccgccgccatcgagcCCAGGAGGAAGCGTCCCAGTCTGGGCTCCGACTTTTGGGTTGATCCATCCAACAACGGGGCTGTCTCAACGCAAGCCACGCCATCCGCCGAGTTCAGCTCCACCACGGCGACCCAGCGAGatgccctcttcatcccccGGGCCAATCTACAGGAGCTCTTTGAGGCTTCTCATCccgcggcctcggcctcgtctccaccttcctcttcgtctcctcCCACTCTCGGCCCCGGCACCGACAAAcgcatcatcgccgcctcatcctctcTGCTAGCCCCTCCGCCTCTCGCTGACCAGCCCGCCAGACTTGGCTCTCCTTTCTCCGCCGCGAAGACGAGCTTCTCCTTCCCGGGCC is a window encoding:
- a CDS encoding uncharacterized protein (EggNog:ENOG41) — translated: MPPLQSLMAPRARGSRKAARGPKTPEPFATTDIRPPSPPRPRFRLRRRAPSSNLKAPTQQFLASVATADVPIPSIEEPRLVDEDMVDTLSTNFPRYSPHHFEFSDEGDLPRGRPSSLPKTPAPHAVPSLSPKRFPDWSLDQAYSSLESSPECDSRPSTAQSTQTSSSLFSRYSLNSDSFSQYSIDPDDIDQFDGDVSIEDANKTIKPIRAAPAAAPKRRSRKAPWTRSMTQHLWSVYMTYLQDPHVTPFHISKSGIPPDGVCMRVAREAKRSWKGPKSQQMKKAAAEHSGSATPTKATAPATSYLQWPHSCAATRAHLRELCKASATSAARNHHYMGARNPTPFGRTANRAWSRRLAPPSRSQSAFSGNDMALSLAVSTCESMQPQGPLAQLTASRDQQPPPLGFCAPPALIEAAAVPALASGAAGADITRLGSPFVARSYGPSSSSSLADSFGMNLEPQRLSNSVGTRRRSLGSPAIISSSSSSGGSNGSNNYNASFNTSFNNNNNNNNNNNNNNNNNNNNNNNNNNNNNNSSSSEYSSNSRGSGNNQKRRSKQLSAAIEPRRKRPSLGSDFWVDPSNNGAVSTQATPSAEFSSTTATQRDALFIPRANLQELFEASHPAASASSPPSSSSPPTLGPGTDKRIIAASSSLLAPPPLADQPARLGSPFSAAKTSFSFPGRRSNSISAIDFSIIRRPFATVQPVQQQQQQQQPQPAESETTPTRSSLRSRLAYIDERIKDFRRRDQTLFLHKDAARGIRILQDRS